A genomic region of Candidatus Delongbacteria bacterium contains the following coding sequences:
- a CDS encoding OmpA family protein, whose translation MAESKPDQPIVVKRITAAHGHHGGSWKVAFADFATAMMAFFLLMWILNQSTEQQKSAISSYFNNPAAVDLGGAQGVSGEGPGPADPQSQLASGESEAEQLRQLSEQVQGTLESLEEMEEFRDRVKVEMTPEGVRIQIMDKGNQSMFGLGSAELEPGARRLLHELAHAIATVPNRISISGHTDALPFGSVAYSNWELSTDRANTARREFLAAGLDPSKIGRVVGLASTALLLPEQPTNPMNRRITILVMNRRTVDAIRREGGQLVNMDH comes from the coding sequence ATGGCCGAATCGAAGCCCGATCAACCCATCGTGGTCAAACGGATCACGGCCGCCCACGGGCATCACGGGGGCTCGTGGAAAGTGGCCTTTGCCGACTTCGCCACGGCCATGATGGCCTTCTTCCTGCTGATGTGGATTCTGAACCAGAGCACCGAGCAGCAGAAGTCCGCCATTTCGAGCTACTTCAACAATCCGGCCGCCGTGGATCTGGGGGGTGCACAGGGAGTGTCCGGCGAAGGACCCGGTCCGGCCGATCCGCAGTCCCAGCTGGCCAGCGGCGAGAGTGAAGCCGAGCAGTTGCGGCAACTGAGCGAGCAGGTCCAGGGAACACTGGAATCCCTGGAGGAGATGGAAGAGTTCCGCGATCGGGTGAAGGTGGAGATGACTCCCGAAGGCGTGCGGATCCAGATCATGGACAAGGGCAACCAGTCGATGTTCGGGCTGGGCAGCGCCGAGCTGGAACCGGGGGCCCGGCGCCTGCTGCACGAACTGGCACATGCCATTGCCACGGTGCCCAACCGGATCAGCATCAGTGGTCACACCGACGCCCTGCCCTTCGGCTCGGTCGCGTACTCCAACTGGGAACTCTCCACCGACCGCGCCAACACCGCGCGCCGTGAATTCCTGGCCGCGGGCCTGGACCCCTCGAAGATCGGGCGGGTGGTGGGGCTGGCGTCGACGGCGCTGCTGCTGCCCGAGCAGCCCACCAATCCGATGAATCGCCGGATCACGATCCTGGTGATGAACCGGCGCACGGTGGACGCGATTCGCCGCGAGGGCGGGCAGCTGGTCAACATGGATCACTGA
- the motA gene encoding flagellar motor stator protein MotA gives MNLIAGALLVIVAVLSGFTLAGGHLLAIWQPLELIIILGAAIGGMIIANPFSVLKRVLTGIPALLGGSAHSRDDYLILFGLMAEIFNKIKRQGMVAIEVDTMDPHESEIFSKYPDLLKEHHTIEFIQDYLRLMISGNMNTFQLENLMDVELAAHHHEAGEPAQAVSRVADALPGFGIVAAVLGIVITMGALGGPAEEIGHHVASALVGTFMGVLFAYGFFAPLSNAMERRAREQADWFVAIKTCFISFLQGYPPQIAIEFGRKTLPSECRPGFEDLDQYLKANK, from the coding sequence ATGAACCTGATCGCGGGCGCCCTGCTGGTGATCGTCGCCGTGCTGAGCGGATTCACCCTGGCGGGTGGGCATCTGCTGGCCATCTGGCAGCCCCTGGAGCTGATCATCATCCTGGGCGCGGCCATTGGTGGCATGATCATCGCCAACCCCTTCAGCGTGCTGAAACGGGTCCTGACCGGCATTCCCGCCCTGCTGGGCGGTTCCGCTCATTCCCGTGATGACTATCTGATCCTCTTTGGGTTGATGGCCGAAATCTTCAACAAGATCAAACGACAGGGCATGGTGGCCATCGAGGTGGACACGATGGACCCCCACGAGAGCGAAATCTTCAGCAAGTATCCCGACCTGCTCAAGGAGCACCATACCATCGAGTTCATCCAGGATTACCTGCGACTGATGATCAGCGGCAACATGAACACCTTTCAGCTCGAGAACCTGATGGATGTGGAACTGGCGGCCCACCACCACGAGGCGGGTGAGCCGGCACAGGCGGTCAGCCGTGTCGCCGACGCGCTGCCCGGCTTCGGCATCGTGGCCGCCGTGCTGGGCATCGTGATCACCATGGGCGCTCTCGGCGGACCGGCGGAGGAGATCGGGCATCACGTGGCCTCGGCCCTGGTGGGCACCTTCATGGGCGTGCTCTTCGCCTATGGGTTCTTCGCCCCGCTGAGCAATGCCATGGAACGCCGGGCCCGGGAGCAGGCGGACTGGTTCGTGGCGATCAAGACCTGCTTCATCTCCTTCCTGCAGGGCTACCCGCCCCAGATCGCGATCGAGTTCGGACGCAAGACCCTGCCCAGCGAGTGCCGTCCCGGTTTCGAGGACCTGGACCAGTACCTCAAGGCCAACAAGTAG
- the hisS gene encoding histidine--tRNA ligase: MSERITARIYNGTRDFLPAEMLRREALLETLRSAFQLYGFAPVETPAMEYLEILLGKYGDDEKLIYKLDYRNDDPSRRLALRYDHTVPLARLVACNPELPLPFKRYQFQPVWRADRPQPRQGRFREFWQCDIDTIGSASLMADAEIIAAADGLLAGLQLPDYRIRLNHRGLLAALVAWAGLPAGQEAAVCGAIDKLDKVGLDGVRRELDTAVGAGSAVDKLLERLAVPVSMATLPELRSLDTGDGRASRAVDELLELNDLLGSLGVNRANVAFDLYLARGLSYYTGPIFETVIPSLPHMGSIMGGGRYDSLIGLYLGREMPATGLTMGLDRILAALAQLGETQSRQTPARVLVTRSFAETDHAAIELAGELRRAGIPTELALEAGRLKKQFALADRKGIPHVITLGPDEQARGLLTLKTLADGTQRALSLADAIRELGGSPR; the protein is encoded by the coding sequence ATGAGCGAACGGATCACAGCCCGGATCTACAATGGTACCCGCGATTTTCTGCCCGCCGAGATGCTGCGGCGCGAAGCCCTGCTGGAAACCCTGCGCAGCGCATTCCAGCTCTACGGATTCGCGCCCGTGGAAACGCCGGCGATGGAGTACCTCGAGATCCTGCTGGGCAAGTACGGCGACGACGAAAAGTTGATCTACAAGCTGGACTACCGCAACGACGACCCCTCGCGGCGCCTGGCGCTGCGCTACGACCATACCGTGCCGCTGGCGCGTCTGGTGGCCTGCAATCCGGAGCTGCCCCTGCCCTTCAAGCGCTACCAGTTCCAGCCGGTCTGGCGCGCCGACCGTCCCCAGCCCCGTCAGGGACGCTTCCGCGAGTTCTGGCAGTGTGACATCGATACCATCGGCAGCGCCTCGCTGATGGCCGACGCCGAGATCATCGCGGCCGCCGACGGTCTGCTGGCAGGCCTGCAACTGCCCGATTACCGCATCCGGCTGAACCACCGTGGGCTGCTGGCGGCACTGGTGGCCTGGGCAGGCCTGCCCGCGGGCCAGGAAGCCGCCGTCTGCGGAGCGATTGACAAGCTGGACAAGGTGGGCCTGGACGGCGTGCGCCGCGAACTGGACACCGCGGTGGGCGCAGGCTCCGCCGTGGACAAGCTGCTGGAACGACTGGCCGTGCCCGTGAGCATGGCCACCCTGCCCGAGCTGCGCAGTCTGGACACGGGCGACGGGCGCGCCAGCCGCGCGGTGGACGAGCTGCTGGAGCTGAACGATCTGCTGGGCTCGCTGGGCGTGAACCGGGCGAATGTGGCCTTCGACCTCTATCTGGCACGCGGGTTGTCGTACTACACCGGCCCGATCTTCGAAACCGTGATTCCCAGCCTGCCCCACATGGGCAGCATCATGGGCGGAGGCCGTTACGATTCGCTGATCGGTCTCTATCTGGGGCGCGAGATGCCCGCCACCGGTTTGACCATGGGCCTGGACCGGATCCTGGCCGCTTTGGCCCAACTCGGTGAGACCCAGTCCCGCCAGACTCCGGCCCGGGTGCTGGTGACCCGCAGTTTTGCCGAGACGGACCACGCGGCCATCGAGCTTGCCGGCGAGCTGCGCCGGGCGGGCATTCCCACCGAACTGGCCCTGGAAGCGGGGCGGCTCAAGAAGCAGTTCGCGCTGGCCGACCGCAAGGGCATTCCCCATGTGATCACTCTGGGACCCGACGAGCAGGCCCGCGGGCTGCTGACCCTCAAGACGCTGGCCGATGGCACGCAGCGGGCACTGAGCCTGGCCGATGCGATCCGTGAACTGGGCGGGAGCCCCCGGTGA
- a CDS encoding response regulator: MNPDRYQELFERSADANLIIVGERFVDCNAATLVMLGYASKQEMLNVHPSMLSPEYQPDGQLSYEKANTMIQLALARGSNRFEWYHRRANGEIFPVEVLLTAIPDPGEQMLHVVWREIGARKHAEQALRDSRDQLAAIFEATHEGILVLDAESGEPLNMNHALRTMLKLGSSDSPAACRALLPRELTVDALRASMADAPSGIAPLSVLMRRHDGRAFHAEVQSSPLTLQGRNCLIVVIRDVSERVQRESRSRHAQKLEAIGTLAGGIAHDFNNILSSMLGYTELVLERLPVGSMEHEDLSEVVRSGQRAVELVRQILTFSRHTTSAVTRLDLHSSIRDVLQMLRSTLPSTVHIDQDLAVGSWVMADETQMQQVVMNLCTNAFHAMESTGGTLRIRLRDVELDDESLPHGLSCGSHLELLVHDTGCGISPEVLPHVFDPYFTTKPQGKGSGLGLAMVEGIIKEHGGAITVSSCPGQGTRFRVLLPRAAGADTAPRPTSEARPVLAGGPERILVVDDEPMVAELVRKTLEKLGYRVRTFTDSTRALAHFKDNPMAFDLVLTDQTMPNLTGYELARALLALRPELPIVLCTGFSSSIPEAKALELGIRAYLLKPTSRVELAHVVRRVLDS, from the coding sequence ATGAATCCGGACCGATACCAGGAGCTTTTCGAACGCTCGGCCGATGCGAACCTGATCATCGTGGGTGAACGCTTCGTGGACTGCAATGCGGCCACTCTGGTCATGCTGGGGTATGCCAGCAAGCAGGAAATGCTCAACGTCCATCCTTCCATGCTCTCCCCGGAATACCAGCCCGATGGGCAGCTGTCCTACGAGAAAGCCAACACGATGATCCAGCTCGCGCTGGCACGGGGGTCCAATCGTTTCGAGTGGTACCACCGGCGCGCCAATGGCGAGATCTTCCCGGTTGAGGTTCTGCTGACCGCGATTCCCGATCCCGGTGAGCAGATGCTGCACGTGGTCTGGCGGGAGATCGGGGCCCGCAAGCATGCGGAGCAAGCTCTGCGTGACTCACGCGATCAGCTGGCGGCGATTTTCGAGGCCACCCACGAAGGCATCCTGGTGCTGGATGCGGAGAGTGGCGAGCCCTTGAACATGAATCACGCCCTGCGCACCATGCTGAAGCTGGGATCCAGCGATTCTCCGGCCGCCTGCCGCGCCCTGCTGCCCCGTGAGCTGACCGTGGACGCCTTGCGTGCGTCCATGGCGGACGCGCCCTCCGGGATCGCTCCCCTGAGTGTTCTGATGCGTCGTCATGATGGACGTGCCTTCCATGCCGAGGTCCAGAGCTCCCCATTGACTCTTCAGGGCCGGAACTGCCTGATCGTCGTGATCCGCGACGTGAGCGAACGCGTCCAGCGCGAATCCCGGTCGCGCCATGCGCAGAAGCTGGAGGCGATCGGCACCCTGGCCGGAGGCATCGCCCATGATTTCAACAACATCCTGTCCTCGATGCTGGGGTACACCGAGCTGGTTCTGGAACGCCTGCCCGTGGGCAGCATGGAACACGAGGACCTCAGCGAAGTCGTGCGATCCGGCCAGCGTGCGGTGGAGCTTGTACGCCAGATCCTGACCTTCAGCCGTCACACGACCAGCGCCGTGACCCGGCTGGATCTGCATTCCAGCATTCGCGACGTGTTGCAGATGCTGCGCTCCACCCTGCCCAGCACCGTGCACATCGACCAGGATCTGGCCGTCGGCAGCTGGGTGATGGCCGACGAAACCCAGATGCAGCAGGTGGTGATGAACCTCTGCACGAATGCCTTTCATGCCATGGAATCAACGGGAGGCACGCTGCGGATCCGCCTGCGCGACGTGGAACTGGATGACGAGTCCCTGCCGCACGGGCTGTCTTGCGGCAGCCATCTGGAACTGCTGGTCCATGACACGGGCTGTGGCATCTCGCCCGAGGTCCTGCCTCATGTGTTCGATCCCTACTTCACCACCAAACCCCAGGGCAAGGGCTCCGGTCTGGGACTGGCCATGGTGGAGGGCATCATCAAGGAACATGGCGGCGCGATCACGGTCAGTTCCTGCCCGGGTCAGGGAACACGTTTCCGGGTGCTGCTGCCCAGGGCCGCGGGAGCCGACACGGCCCCCAGACCCACCAGCGAGGCCCGGCCGGTTCTGGCCGGAGGGCCGGAACGGATTCTGGTCGTGGACGACGAGCCCATGGTGGCCGAGCTTGTCCGCAAGACCCTGGAGAAATTGGGCTATCGGGTGCGCACGTTCACGGACAGCACACGGGCGCTGGCCCATTTCAAGGACAATCCCATGGCCTTTGATCTGGTGCTGACCGACCAGACCATGCCCAACCTGACGGGCTACGAACTGGCGCGCGCCCTGCTGGCCCTGCGGCCCGAGCTGCCGATCGTGCTCTGCACGGGCTTCAGTTCCTCGATCCCCGAAGCCAAAGCGCTGGAACTGGGCATCCGGGCCTACCTGCTCAAACCCACCAGCCGCGTCGAACTGGCACACGTGGTGCGCCGGGTGCTCGACAGCTGA
- the alr gene encoding alanine racemase: MSPVTPSSWIELSESALRSNVRYIRKQVGPRPIISCVVKANAYGHSIPVFVPLAESCGINHFCVYCAGEAEAVLASRTTPGTILIMGDIDNDDLEWAVANEIAFFVSELSRLRAAEKAARRVGKAARVHLEVETGMHRTGLSARGLSAATQRCLKHPELLCLEGICTHFAGAESSANYKRVMDQILVYRDRIRQLNELGARGVLRHAASSAATFSFPETIDDLVRVGIALYGFWPSPETRMMHLKGQVRVRPTLKRVISWNSRVINLKQVSRGEFIGYGNSYLSMQRMKIAVVPVGYHDGFDRGLSNRGHVLIGGQRCPVVGMVNMNMMTVDVSGLPNVAPSDPVVIIGHQGNDEITVSAFGAGTNDLTYEILARLDRDIDRVVVD, encoded by the coding sequence ATGAGCCCGGTGACACCCTCGTCCTGGATCGAACTCAGCGAATCCGCCCTGCGCTCCAACGTCCGCTACATCCGCAAGCAGGTGGGACCCAGACCGATCATTTCCTGCGTGGTCAAGGCCAACGCCTACGGTCACAGCATTCCGGTCTTCGTGCCACTGGCCGAGTCCTGCGGGATAAACCACTTCTGCGTGTACTGCGCGGGCGAGGCCGAAGCCGTGCTGGCCAGCCGTACCACACCGGGCACCATCCTGATCATGGGTGACATCGACAATGATGACCTGGAGTGGGCCGTGGCCAACGAGATCGCCTTTTTCGTGAGCGAGCTTTCGCGTCTGCGAGCCGCCGAGAAAGCCGCTCGCAGGGTGGGCAAGGCGGCTCGTGTCCATCTGGAGGTGGAAACCGGCATGCATCGCACGGGCTTGTCCGCCCGTGGACTGTCCGCGGCCACCCAGCGCTGCCTGAAACATCCGGAACTGCTCTGCCTGGAGGGTATCTGCACGCATTTCGCGGGTGCCGAGTCCTCGGCCAACTACAAGCGTGTGATGGACCAGATCCTGGTCTATCGCGACCGCATCCGCCAGTTGAACGAGCTGGGCGCCCGGGGCGTGTTGCGGCATGCAGCCAGCTCGGCCGCCACCTTCAGCTTTCCTGAGACCATCGACGATCTGGTGCGCGTGGGCATCGCGCTGTACGGCTTCTGGCCCAGTCCGGAAACCCGGATGATGCACCTCAAGGGCCAGGTCCGGGTTCGGCCCACCCTCAAGCGCGTGATCTCCTGGAACAGCCGGGTGATCAACCTCAAGCAGGTTTCACGCGGCGAGTTCATCGGCTATGGCAACAGTTATCTCTCGATGCAGCGCATGAAGATCGCGGTGGTGCCCGTGGGCTATCACGATGGCTTCGATCGGGGTCTGAGCAACCGGGGTCATGTCCTGATCGGCGGCCAGCGCTGCCCCGTGGTGGGCATGGTCAACATGAACATGATGACCGTGGACGTGAGCGGCCTGCCCAACGTCGCCCCCTCGGATCCCGTGGTGATCATCGGTCATCAGGGCAACGACGAGATCACCGTCAGTGCCTTCGGCGCCGGCACCAATGACCTGACGTACGAAATCCTTGCGCGCCTCGATCGTGACATCGACCGCGTGGTGGTGGACTGA
- a CDS encoding amidohydrolase: protein MPALSLTELRHRLHACAELSGEESRTAALLCQELEQLKPDRLVRELGGHGLVAIFDGPLPGPRVLLRADMDALPLPDRTDLAWAAPSGQVSHKCGHDGHMSLLLGVARQLAGTRPSRGSALLLFQPAEETGAGARAVLDDPRFSELAPDRVLAIHNLPGYPLGTLVSREGCFASASQGLSVRLTGVSSHAAEPERGRSPVTCAAQLAQALAALPQTVTALHEAAQLTVVGLEIGGPAFGTSPGSGRVCATLRTHDSAVMTRLARACEALGQGLAAAHGITCELEWVEIFPATWNNAAVVRSVERLAGQAGFVIQQPDTPFAWSEDFGHFTAACPGALFGLGAGENQPPLHHPDYDFPDTLLDTGVRFLLTTLKGLLEEDSP from the coding sequence ATGCCCGCACTTTCTCTCACCGAACTTCGTCACCGCCTGCATGCCTGCGCCGAATTGTCCGGGGAGGAATCCCGCACGGCCGCGTTGCTGTGTCAGGAACTGGAACAGCTCAAGCCGGATCGCCTGGTCCGCGAACTGGGCGGGCACGGGCTGGTGGCGATCTTCGATGGCCCATTGCCCGGGCCGCGTGTGCTGTTGCGCGCTGACATGGACGCCCTGCCTCTCCCGGACCGCACGGATCTGGCCTGGGCCGCTCCCAGCGGGCAGGTGTCGCACAAGTGCGGACATGATGGCCACATGAGCCTGTTGCTGGGGGTGGCACGCCAGCTGGCCGGAACCCGCCCCTCGCGGGGCAGCGCCCTCTTGCTGTTCCAGCCGGCGGAGGAAACCGGAGCCGGAGCCCGTGCCGTTCTGGACGATCCGCGCTTCAGTGAGCTGGCTCCCGACCGGGTGCTGGCGATTCACAATCTGCCCGGTTATCCCTTGGGAACACTCGTGTCGCGCGAAGGGTGTTTCGCGAGTGCCTCGCAGGGTCTGAGCGTGAGACTGACCGGCGTATCCTCCCACGCGGCGGAACCGGAGCGGGGCCGCAGTCCGGTGACCTGTGCCGCGCAGCTGGCGCAGGCGCTGGCGGCCCTGCCCCAGACGGTCACGGCGCTGCACGAGGCGGCCCAGCTGACCGTGGTGGGTCTGGAAATCGGCGGGCCGGCCTTCGGCACCAGCCCCGGCAGCGGGCGAGTCTGCGCCACACTGCGCACCCACGACTCCGCCGTGATGACCCGGCTGGCCCGTGCCTGCGAGGCACTGGGTCAGGGCCTGGCCGCGGCCCATGGAATCACATGTGAACTGGAATGGGTCGAGATCTTTCCGGCCACCTGGAACAACGCCGCGGTGGTCAGGAGTGTGGAGCGCCTTGCCGGGCAGGCGGGTTTCGTGATCCAGCAGCCAGACACGCCCTTCGCCTGGTCCGAGGACTTCGGACATTTCACGGCGGCCTGTCCCGGCGCGTTGTTCGGGCTGGGTGCCGGCGAGAACCAGCCACCACTGCACCATCCCGACTACGACTTTCCCGACACACTGCTGGACACGGGCGTCCGGTTCCTGCTGACCACTCTCAAGGGCCTGCTCGAGGAGGATTCCCCATGA
- a CDS encoding T9SS type A sorting domain-containing protein, translated as MTPLTPVRALPFATALLLVLHPMALSARDNGAIVGWGSQVVVRASLQQELVSLSAGGGHSMGLRADGTLVAWGDNREGQCQLTSATPGCIAVSAGLNHSLALLADGSLRASGDNLYGQCELPTPGSPPVAISAGYFHNLALLADGSLCAWGDNIYGQCELPEPNSGFIAIAAGGVHSLALREDGRIEAWGSNGDGQCTVPLPNSGFTALAAGANHSLALRSDGVLAAWGANDHSQCLIPFPNEGFISLAAGSRHSMGLRQNGSLEVWGDDTFQQLAVPQWAAPFSTIAAGFNHCLAISASGPCQAWGANSLGQCLVQEPDPEFVAIAAGYEHNLGLRADGSILAWGYNGFDQCTLEGANTDFVAVAAGGNHSLALSRWGRVQVWGCNDDGQSTMPDPLALFTQVTAGYEHSMALRVNGSILAWGNDGSGQCEVPAPNQEFIAVAAGWYHSLALKADGSLVAWGDGAFGQCELPDPNQDLLAIAAGDGHSLCLRADGSILAWGLNSVGQCDVPEPNADFIAVAAGRWHSLGLKADGSVVSWGDNSWDMLPAIQPGDDVVAIAAGGFHSLALRGRSQTAIEPGPRGLPEFAPVVIRSVTPNPFNPETQLEFDLRQAARVHMRVYDIAGQLVSWQPAGPYAAGLHRIRWDGLTRSGMPAASGVYLIQLDDGRGHVAVSRATLVR; from the coding sequence ATGACTCCACTCACGCCTGTGCGCGCTCTGCCTTTCGCAACGGCTCTGCTGCTGGTCCTGCATCCCATGGCGCTGTCCGCCCGGGACAACGGGGCGATCGTGGGCTGGGGCAGCCAGGTGGTGGTTCGTGCCTCGCTCCAGCAGGAGCTGGTGTCGCTTTCGGCGGGTGGCGGACACAGCATGGGGCTTCGTGCGGACGGCACACTGGTCGCCTGGGGTGACAACCGGGAAGGCCAGTGCCAGCTGACCTCCGCGACGCCGGGATGCATCGCGGTGAGCGCAGGTCTGAATCACAGTCTGGCGCTGCTCGCGGACGGCAGCCTGCGCGCCAGCGGAGACAATCTCTATGGCCAGTGCGAGCTGCCCACGCCCGGCAGCCCGCCCGTGGCGATTTCCGCCGGTTACTTCCACAATCTGGCTCTGCTGGCCGATGGGTCGCTGTGCGCCTGGGGTGACAACATCTACGGGCAATGCGAGCTGCCCGAGCCCAACAGCGGTTTCATCGCGATCGCGGCGGGCGGGGTGCACAGTCTGGCGCTGCGCGAGGATGGCCGCATCGAAGCCTGGGGCAGCAATGGCGATGGCCAGTGCACCGTGCCCCTGCCCAACTCGGGTTTCACGGCCCTTGCGGCAGGAGCCAACCACAGTCTGGCGCTGCGCTCGGATGGAGTGCTGGCGGCCTGGGGGGCCAATGACCACTCCCAGTGCCTGATCCCGTTTCCGAATGAGGGATTCATCTCCCTGGCCGCCGGCAGTCGGCACAGCATGGGTCTGCGCCAGAACGGCAGTCTGGAGGTCTGGGGCGACGACACATTCCAGCAGCTGGCGGTGCCACAGTGGGCCGCTCCCTTCAGCACCATCGCGGCGGGCTTCAATCATTGCCTGGCCATTTCCGCCAGCGGGCCGTGCCAGGCCTGGGGGGCCAATTCACTGGGGCAATGTCTGGTCCAGGAGCCCGATCCGGAGTTCGTGGCGATCGCCGCGGGCTACGAGCACAACCTGGGCCTGCGCGCCGATGGATCGATCCTGGCCTGGGGCTACAATGGCTTCGATCAGTGCACACTGGAGGGAGCGAACACGGACTTCGTCGCGGTGGCCGCGGGCGGCAATCACAGTCTGGCCCTGAGCCGCTGGGGCCGCGTGCAGGTCTGGGGCTGCAATGATGACGGCCAATCGACCATGCCCGACCCCCTGGCGCTCTTCACGCAGGTGACCGCAGGGTACGAGCACAGCATGGCCCTGAGAGTCAACGGCAGCATTCTGGCCTGGGGCAATGACGGAAGCGGCCAGTGTGAGGTGCCCGCGCCCAATCAGGAGTTCATCGCCGTGGCTGCTGGCTGGTATCACAGCCTGGCCCTCAAAGCGGATGGAAGCCTGGTCGCGTGGGGTGATGGGGCCTTCGGCCAATGTGAGCTTCCCGACCCCAATCAGGATCTGCTGGCGATCGCGGCGGGGGACGGGCACAGCCTGTGCCTGCGTGCCGATGGATCGATCCTGGCCTGGGGCCTGAATTCCGTCGGGCAATGCGACGTGCCCGAACCCAATGCGGACTTCATCGCGGTGGCCGCAGGGCGCTGGCACAGTCTTGGCCTCAAGGCGGATGGATCGGTCGTGTCCTGGGGCGACAACAGCTGGGATATGCTGCCCGCGATCCAGCCCGGCGACGACGTCGTGGCCATCGCCGCCGGCGGATTCCACAGCCTGGCTCTTCGTGGGCGCTCGCAGACCGCCATCGAACCAGGCCCACGCGGCCTGCCGGAGTTCGCGCCGGTCGTGATCCGCTCCGTCACGCCCAACCCCTTCAACCCCGAGACCCAGCTGGAGTTCGACCTGCGGCAGGCGGCACGCGTGCACATGCGCGTGTACGACATCGCGGGGCAGCTGGTGAGCTGGCAGCCTGCGGGTCCGTACGCGGCGGGCCTGCACCGGATTCGCTGGGATGGCCTGACCCGCTCCGGCATGCCGGCAGCCTCGGGTGTCTACCTGATCCAGCTGGATGATGGGCGGGGGCACGTCGCCGTGAGTCGGGCGACCCTGGTGCGCTGA
- a CDS encoding MBL fold metallo-hydrolase, producing the protein MAASPQWHGGSFHNPLPVRNGSLLKMLARYWNRSTHATPDLPLPVCQRRAADFSQPPTSGLRVTWLGHSSVLIEIGGKRLLCDPVWGRRVSPVSWLGPTRFFAPPLALEDLPPLDAVLLTHDHYDHLDRETIRLLRDRVPLFVTPLGVGAWLERWGVRPERIIERDWWQSLDLGELVLTATPARHFSGRLLGHLRGNPTLWAGWAIQSPRHRVYICGDSGFFPGFREIGERLGPFDLSLIECGAYDALWPDVHLGPEQAVKAHALVRGGLLLPVHWGTFNLAFHGWTEPVERLLRAAQSSATPLVIPRPGESVDPASPAPPVRWWPERPWRTAQEDPIVSTGGY; encoded by the coding sequence ATGGCAGCCTCCCCGCAATGGCACGGGGGGAGCTTTCACAATCCGCTGCCCGTGCGCAATGGCTCCCTGCTGAAGATGCTGGCCAGATACTGGAATCGCTCGACGCATGCGACCCCCGATCTGCCACTTCCTGTGTGCCAACGCCGGGCCGCCGATTTCAGCCAGCCACCCACGAGCGGCTTGCGCGTGACCTGGCTTGGGCATTCCAGCGTGCTGATCGAGATCGGCGGCAAGCGCCTGCTCTGTGATCCGGTCTGGGGACGGCGCGTGTCTCCGGTGTCCTGGCTCGGGCCGACGCGTTTCTTCGCTCCACCTCTGGCCTTGGAAGACCTGCCGCCGCTGGATGCGGTCCTGCTGACGCACGATCACTACGATCACCTGGACCGCGAGACGATTCGCCTGCTGCGCGATCGGGTGCCACTCTTCGTCACGCCCCTGGGTGTGGGAGCCTGGCTGGAACGCTGGGGTGTGCGGCCGGAGCGCATCATCGAACGCGACTGGTGGCAGAGCCTGGATCTGGGCGAGCTGGTCCTGACGGCCACCCCGGCCCGCCACTTTTCGGGTCGGCTGCTGGGACATCTGCGGGGAAATCCGACACTCTGGGCAGGCTGGGCCATCCAGAGCCCGCGGCACCGGGTGTACATCTGCGGTGACAGTGGCTTCTTCCCGGGCTTTCGCGAGATCGGCGAGCGCCTTGGCCCCTTCGACCTCAGCCTGATCGAGTGTGGTGCCTACGATGCCCTCTGGCCGGATGTGCACCTGGGGCCCGAACAGGCGGTCAAGGCACATGCGCTCGTCCGGGGCGGCCTGCTGCTGCCCGTGCATTGGGGCACATTCAATCTGGCCTTCCACGGCTGGACCGAACCCGTGGAACGCCTGCTGCGGGCCGCGCAATCCAGCGCGACTCCGCTGGTGATTCCGCGGCCCGGTGAGAGCGTCGACCCGGCATCACCGGCGCCCCCGGTGCGTTGGTGGCCCGAACGGCCCTGGCGGACGGCGCAGGAAGATCCCATCGTCTCCACAGGCGGCTACTGA
- a CDS encoding nucleoside deaminase, which yields MDAFLAAAIEEARAGLAEGGIPIGSVLVLDGRIVGRGHNRRVQRGSTVLHAEMDCLENAGRMTATDYRRCVLYSTLSPCDMCSGAALLYGIPTVIVGENHTFRGPEEHLRARGVTLRIVDDPTCRALMEHFIRENPVLWNEDIGE from the coding sequence ATGGACGCTTTTCTGGCTGCCGCGATCGAGGAAGCCCGGGCCGGGCTGGCCGAGGGCGGCATTCCCATCGGCTCGGTCCTGGTGCTCGACGGACGCATCGTGGGACGCGGGCACAACCGGCGTGTCCAGCGCGGCAGCACCGTGCTGCACGCGGAAATGGACTGTCTGGAGAACGCGGGCCGGATGACGGCCACGGACTACCGCCGCTGCGTGCTCTACTCCACCCTCTCCCCGTGCGACATGTGCAGCGGTGCCGCGCTGCTTTACGGCATCCCGACGGTGATCGTGGGCGAGAACCACACCTTCCGGGGCCCCGAAGAGCATCTGCGGGCCAGAGGAGTGACTCTTCGCATCGTGGACGACCCGACCTGCCGCGCCCTGATGGAGCATTTCATTCGCGAGAATCCTGTGCTCTGGAACGAGGACATCGGCGAATAG